Part of the Drosophila kikkawai strain 14028-0561.14 chromosome 3L, DkikHiC1v2, whole genome shotgun sequence genome is shown below.
TTTAGAactatacatatttattaactaGTGTTTTGTTACTCttttaaacactttttatcattttttccacaaattaataatttttttgataatttaaaatgtgtagtttcaaaactgagggactagttggCTAGATctactcggctgttgatgctgatcaagaatatatgaaCAAAGCATAAACCTTATTGGGATTGGGGTACCAAGCCAGACTCCAATTGGAAAAAGGGCGTCGCagcaaaaagaagaaaatgaaACAACAAACTCGTCGAAACGCCGGCAAAACAAAGACGCGAAGCAGAAGCACAAAGCGGAGCAGCGAGAGGCGAATAAGAGGGGACAGCGAGCCAGCGAAAACTTTGCGAATCCCACgataaatgataataaaacACACATAATGCCAGTCGTACACAcataaatgtacataaatgCCATTAAATAAAAGGGGGCTGCATGAGAAATTCGTGCAGAGCTCCAAATTGCACTGAAAATATCACATTTGAGACGGGGAGCACACGCACATTACACACACGCACCCACACAATCGCGCATCCACagctatgtatatatttaaacaataaaacagcataaaaaatagcaaaattaCCTCATTTGTGCCCactgttattgttgctgcagctgctgcactTTTCGGGTTTTCCGCGACACGTGGACGGCCGACGATGCGTGTAATTGTTTATTGCACATTGGGGGACCGAACGGAGGCGGAAAAAGcactttaaacaattaaatgttgttaaaatcgccttttttgttgtattttattttcgttcCGGCGTTGGTATCGATTACTGAAGACTTTTTTTTATCGAATAGTCGATTAAGTATTTTGATCtggcacttttggtcgctcgtgcactgacgatctggtacttttggtcgctcatGCACTGACGATCTGGCAACTCTGGTCGCTCGTGGCATGAGCaaccagcgttgccagacttcgCGCGAACAagcgaccaaaagtgccaGATCGTCAAGTcccagcgaccaaaagtgccaGACCTACATTTTGCTTTGATTCAGAGTGACCAagcagaaaatataaaaaaatatcaacaaaaatgtCGCGATTTCGTTATTCGggcaaaaaaatcaacaactgCAACTAGGGTTGtcgaaatttgaaaaaaatatcgtatcgatgatattttttttttttggaagagatgataataatatttaaaatatcaaaaaaaaatatcgatatatttgaaatttttgatatttttttgttaaataaaaaaacatggTTTTTACTGCACAATTAGGGGATTCCTTTAACTGTCGAcaatttttcttgaattttcaAAGATTCTGCGATTCAACAGTTAAGGGAATACTCTAAATAAAAAGACGACAAGTTTCTGCATGTTTATTTCGCAAGTGCGACGACAAGTTTGATGAATTTCCACTCGTCTTAAACACTTTTTCGCAAAGCTTCGACTTCGCTGTGCCGTTTGTTATGTTTATGTAATTAGATTTTACAttcatattcttttttttaaagaagttTCCTTTTTCCATCGAAAGAAAAAGtatcaaaaaatatcataaaaaaatatcgtgatttcgatatttgggcaaaaaaaaattacgatataaatatatcattttcagaaaaaaaatatcgatatattgatattttgatatattatcAACAACCCTAACTGCAACCCTGTGGAGACGCCgactggtaaaaaaaaaaaacgaaaaaaacgaGCACCGGAAAATCGGCGAGGAAAAGAAAGTAGCACTGAAAAGCGAGCCACAGGTAAACGAATCGGTCTGGCGAGGATTGGGTGACAAGCCGGCATAACCAAGAACAGTTGCAGACTCACTGAAAACGTGTCCCAGTCCGAGAAATAAGACGCGTCTGCGAACAAGATGTCGGACATCTCCAGCGAGGACCTGCGCCGCGAAATACAGTCGGTGCTAAAGGATGCCGACCTGTCCACCATCTCGGCCAAACGTGTGCGCGAGCAGGTGGAGGGGAAGCTGAACTGCTCGCTGCTGAACCGCAAGAAGGAGTTCGACAAGATCGTCATGGATGTGATCAACGAGCAGcaggacgaggaggatgacgaggacgacgacggcaAGGATCCGGACGCCGATCCCGACGACGAGAGCGAGTCCAGCGAGGTGGagaacaacagcagcagcgaagaGGAGGCCCAGAAGCAGAAGAAGAAGCCGGGTCCCAAGAAGCGGGGCCAGCCCATCAAGCACAAGACGGGTCCGAAGAAGAAGCGCAAGACCCTCAATGCCGACGATTCGGGAACGGAGAGCGATGCTGGCTCCGACTCCGACTACGAGGTGGTGAAGAAGCCGGCCGCCAAGAAGAAGGCCAAGTCTGCCGGCGGAACTACTGCCAGTGGCGCCGCCAGGAAGAGCACAGGCTTCACGCGCGCCTACAACCTGTCGCCGGAACTGAGCGCCCTCATGGGCGCCCCATCCCTGCCACGTCACGAGGTGGTCAAGAAGGTCTGGGCCATCATCAAGGAGCGGGATCTGTACGATCCGAAGAACAAGCAGTTCGCCATCTGTGACGACGAGCTGATGAAGGTGATGAAGATCCGCCGCTTCCGCACCTTCGGCATGTTGAAGCACCTCAAGCCGCACTTCCTCGACTAAGGCCCCACCCATCCTCTCCAGCCTACCAGCTCTCCAGATGCAAATACGCCACACACACTAGCTTAGTTTCCACCGCTGTCTGGCAAACTTTCGGCTCCGCTTAGATTCGTTTTTTCCACTTTTGGTTAAGACTTAGTTGGCATGTGTTTTTAGCATTAACCATTAATTAAGACGCGTCTACACAAGCATTTTTATGTAGTCTACGACATTTTAAGTAatctaaaaaaagaaaagtttataCAATTatcaagaaaaagaagaacgACGACAAAAACGAAGAAATTAAGAGAAAGAAAGTAACGAATACAGAAcgatttgtataattttttggtAACAAACAAACTCTCTTGTGTagtttacatttaataaaagtatcaaagagaaaatataacaagtttaaggcaaaaatattgattaataaaaagagaaatagACGAGTGATGCATCTGAAATAAACTCGGTGAAAAAGGTTTCTAATTATTTTGGGGGGGAATTTTGGAATAACAAGTGAAAGAGCAATTCAAACACGTTGTATTCATCAAATAACATCCgtaaaatgaatacaaaagcAAAATATACACATTCATTCTCTggttaagttttataaaagcaaaatatacATTACACATGCTACGATCTTTAAGCTCAAAGCCCATCTATGATCTCGAAAGGTTTTTGCTCAATAAAGaatctgttttttttattgtttttgcgTTTCTCACAATTTTTCATACAAacatttttcacttttttctttctaatatacatataaggTGTGTATATgcagtgtatatatatatataattctcGATCTGATATATATGCCAGCGTGTATATAATTGAATAAATGGAATTACTTTGCACTGCATTTCAATCAACACTCCTCTTCGGACGAAACGAAAGGTGAAAAAGCGGGGAGCAGCATAAACGTTTAACAAATTAAGTACGTAAACAAATACAAGAGACTAAATATCGATCACTTGGCATAATTAGTACAGCTTGAAACTAGTTAATCCTGACATTATCCTGTTATTCAGTTGGATATTTCAACCAGAACTAATTAGGCAAGCGAACGAACtatctaaaataaattcaaccagcaatataaaacatttcaaGGGGTGTAAATTCTCAAGGGGCAAGATTAGTTAATAGTTAAGTAAGAGAGTCCAGGGGGGGTTAGTGAACAGAGACAATACTCCTGCGGCTAAAGCGAGTTCTAAATACTAGATATCGAAGACGTTGTTAAATGCTAACAAAAAAGCAACCAAGAATTCTGCTCGAGCTAAACTAAGCGATACAATGGTAATAGTAACTTTgtgttctccttctccttatCATTTTGTGTGttccgtgtgtgtgtttgtgtgtgtgtgtcaacAATTGTTTAAATAGTTTTACTTCTTCGCAAAGACAATACTTTCGTTGGCgttgtttgttgttcttgttcttgttgttgcttcttCTCATAATTGCTGGTGTGTTATTGTCCGCATCTGCGCCTCTTGCCTCCCCTTTTTAGTAACGATAGTAGTTGGGCTTGAAAGGACCGGCCTTGTTTAGACCCATATACTTGGCCTGCTCGTCACTCAGCTCCGTGAGATGagcatcgaaggtgggcaggTGCAGGCTGGCCACATACTCGTCCATCTTCTTGGGCAGCAAGTAGACATCCGACTTGTATCGACCGGGCGGGGCATTAAAAAGTTCAATTAGGGCCAACGCCTGGGTGGCCGATGTGATGGACACGGCAAACGAAGGGATGCTGGAGCAGCTCAGGTTCACAAGCCTGCCCTCGGCCAGGAGGATAATGTACTTGCCCTCGGGCCAAATGATGTGATCCACTTGGGAGCGCACCTTCTCCCAGGTCAAATCCGGTGTGCGTAGACCGTTCACATCGATCTCCGTGTTGGAGTGACCCATGTTGCAGACAATACAGCCACTCTTCATCTTGTCCATGTGCTCGCGCACCACCACATTCTTGTTGCCCGTTGCCGTCACCACGATGTCCACGTTGCGGATGACCTCGTTCAGCTTCACCACACGGAAGCCGTCCATGCTGGCCTGCAGGGCGCAGATAGGATCGATCTCGGTGATGTACACAATGCAGCCCTAAAAGAATTGAGTTTTATATACAGAAAATTTGATGCAATTCCATTTAATTCTCACCTGTCCCTTCAAGGCCTGAGCACAGCCCTTGCCCACATCGCCGTAACCACAGACAACCACCTGCTTCCCGCCAAACATCACGTCCGTGGAGCGCTTCAAGCTGTCCAGAATGGACTCCTTGCAACTGTACAGGTTGTCGAACTTGGTCTTGGTCACCGAATCATTGACATTCATTGCCGGCACCGTCAGTTTGCCGGCCTTTGACAGCTGATAGAGTCTATGGACTCCAGTGACGCTCTCCTCCACAATGCCCTTCACCAGCTTAAACATGGTTGGGTACTTCTTCAGCATCAAATGCGTGGCATCGCCGCCGTCGTCCAGTATCATGTTGGGCTGCCAGTTTTCGGCATTTACGCAGCGATCGATGCACCACCAAAAGTCCTCCTCCGTTTCGCCGCGCCAGGCAAAGATTGGTATACCAGATTCGGCCAAAGCGGCGGCCACTTCATTCTGGAAATAATTTCGTATTATAAGTGGGATTTTATAATGcaaatttaagattttatttgcgaatttttaaattttttggtaaatattttttgtttctttaatttttaatcatcTATTCAGCCAGTTtctcttttattatttgtttttagtgCCTAAGTAATATGCATACATTAATTTATCATTCTAAAACACTTTTATACCCGTGATTAAGTTGGTTTCTGAcgcacaatttattttttagcaaCCTAAATCGATTTCTCATTGCCTTGAAGGtcattattaaatttagaaCTATTATTGCTGAATACAAATTGATCTGAATGTTCAGAGAATCTAAAAGCTATATAATCTAGGGTATTATGGGGCTTATATGGGGTTGATAGGGTATATAGGGATCGGCAATACTACTAAAGTAGGTTATTAATACCTACAATTCGtcatttaaaaacataaaattaaaggtaaaATTTAAGAGAAACCATTTTATCGACAATATCGTCATTTTTCCGATTGATTTATCGATAAATCTGCCCATTCTCCGCTATATAAACGTATTTGGAAACATATATTTCCGAAATCTATTTCAAAAACCCTTGTTTCCTATAGAAAATGAACCAATTAAATATCTCAAGACTTGGAGTTTATCAATGCAGCAagaaatcttaaataaatatgtctTAGTATGTTGCAAAagtctatatatttttctgataaatCGAATCACGCAAATGCGGTGTAAACATGGGGTAATATCGGGCTTATATCTGGACTGATAGGGAATTGGGCTGCACCCTCGCTAAGCACGGCACTTGGCACTTGGCAGTGGGAACTCAGAGCTGATAAGCCTCCAGGTGATACAGGTGAATCAGCGTGACGGCCTGTCGGGGACGTTTGGCGATAAAAAAACCTGAGATGGATAGGGTGGAAAGAGTATGTGCCCTGGCACTTAGATCGCTTCATTAGAGGACCCATAAATTGCTTAGAGTCTCTCACTCTCTTAGCAGACTCGTGATAATTGCATCAGTtacggagcaggagcagcgaaTCGATGCTGGAAATGGAACTGCGGCTGCGGCGACCCAATTCAGGGCACATCAATTACTCAGCGATTGCCAAACACTTGAGCCGCAGGCGCTTAATTGATTAACATGGGCTTGATTGATCATTTGTttgcgccgccgccgccaccgcctgGCATGACAACAATTGCCTCcaagcagccagcagccagaTCAAGTGACCCAAACtcgaatataaatatgaatttaaatagatttaaatggAATAGAAATGAGTACAAATCTTGGCTATCTGTTTTCGTGACGAATAATAAATGTAACTGTTTGTCGATTTACATTCAGCACATGACATTGCAAATTCATGAGCAGTAAATGAATTTCGGACCGAATTCCCATTTaaaacatcataaaaaaatgtaaaatgtgaCGTTTTAGAACTCACCTGTGTGGAATAGATGTTACAGGCGGCCCAGCGCACACTGGCACCCAGCTCCACGAGCGTCTCGATGAGCACAGCTGTCTGGGCATTGATGTGTGTGCATCCCACAATCTTGGCATCCTTCAATGGCTTGTCCTCGGCCGCTCGCTTCCTCAGCGCCATAATTCCCGGCATCTCCTGTTCCGCAATCTCGATTTCCCTGCGTCCGAAGGCATGCTGGGCGGCAATGTTCCTTACACAGAAATCGGAGCTGCCACGCGAGTTCTTTTGGACTTTTTCGCGTGGCGGCACATCGTCTCCATCCTCACTGCTGCCCGTGTAGCTGGCGGAGCTGAAGGAGTCCGTGGAGGAGGCACTTAGCGAGCGGCTCCGATAGCGACTGGTCTTCTTCAGAGCAGAGGATTGCTTGGTGGCTGGCGGTGGCACCACCACACTGGCATCCTGCGGAGCTGGTCCAGCCTGTTGTTGCTTGTCGCCGCCGCCAAAGCCGGGATCAACGACAACGGTGTCGGCTAGGTTGTTCATGGTTATGGTAGGGGAATATTTGCGGTTACTATTGAAACTCTTTTGTGCTTTGGTAAGTGCTGCTTTCCCTGATCTTTTCAAGCTCTTTTTGGTGCTGCTTTAGGTCCTTTTAGTTGGTCTCTTAGGGCGGGTGATATTTTAAACTAGTTGCTTTACTCAGCTCCTTCTTTCCCAATTCTCCTTCAATGGGTCCTGCAACCGCCGCAGATGTTATGTAAAGCCTGAAATCCAAGCAGGATATCTAGGATATGAACAGAAAAGGCGCTGTGACACTCCCAGGGATAAATCGAACCAACTTTCGCTGCCCAATCACGTGATATTCCGACGTTATGTCGCCGACAAATCGAcgctttaattgtttttaagttGGCTTCGGCTTCTCCTTTGTTTCACCTCTCCTCTGttattgttcttgttgttgttgctgctccgccgccgctgctgttgctgcttcctCTTCTTCGTACGTTTTTCGGTGCTGGTGGAAGGCAGTTTCCGGGATTGCGGGAGGTGGTTATTATAGGCTATGGCCGTCGTCGGATAGAGCTGGCGACGTTGTTGCGGGTGCGGGTGAGCCCAGGCGGCGATCCAATGGCCGATCGTTTATTGAAGTTGATTTTATCTGGAGAAAGAGAACTAAACGGAACCGAACTAGAGATGGAATAAAATCGATTGCACAAGAGATGTATCGATGGCTAAACTGTGCGATATCGAAAACACGATaggatttaaaaaattgaatattaaataaaaaataaattaattaactaattaattaaattattaatttttttaattattaaattaaatttaatttaaaattaaaaaaaatatatttttaaaaaactttgaaaaacatataaaaatttgtttttctttcggtgatcaggaatatatatggttATATGTTCAAAAATGACTCTtgatatattaaacaaatttaaaaatattcgaAGTTTATTTACATGTTACTGTCATTGCAAAAAAATAGTTAACATATTCCCGCCTACATCCCCTCCCGCATGTAACCGCACAGCTCGTAGTCATCCGCCGTGGTAACCAAGCGCGCCTCCGTTGTCAGTCCCTCTTTGTAGGCCTCCCTCTTGTCCACCACCCGCGACAGTTCCTCCAGCGCGAGTGGTCCTTGCTTGGCATGTTTCTGTATAAAGTCCGCCACCAGTCGGCGGTCCACCACGGACATCTCCAGGCTGCGGCTCCAGGCAAGCAGGGCCAACGGACGCTCGGCACTGAGAGTCTGTGAGGGCGAGATCAAATGGCGATACAGGCAGCCGCTAACCATGTGCTGCAGCTCCGCCACTTGGCCGGGAGAGGCGCAGGGATGATGGAGCATCACAATGGCGCCCTCGGCCAGATTGCGCAGGTAACGTTGTGGCGGCAGATAGGAGTACACGCCATATTCAGCGGGCAAAGGACGATAGGGGCCACTGGAAATTCAATTCAAGATTCAAATTAAGGAAAGTGGATTCAAAGGAATACTAAGTTCGTTGGTTTACTTGGTGACTGGCAAATGGGTGTATTCGATTGACTCATTCATGCACTTTGCTGGCGGCAAATAGGCGCTGGGCAGAAAGTGCTCTGTGAGTAGGGCCTCTCTGGTCAAGTCCGGCTGGTACTGACTGCGATTGCTGCTGATGCACAGGTAATTCAGGCTATCCCGGATGTCATTCGGATCGTAATCCAGGCGAAGGTTACTctggaatataaaaataaccaccaaaataagttttatttgGGGGAAATCCCTTATTTTATCACTCACCTTTCCATTATCGCAGATGATTTCATTAAGGGACTGAGTGTTCTCCTCGACGAGGGGCTTTTTGTGTACTTTGTGCGGCTCATTTGGACTTTGGGGAAAATATTTGCCTGTCCAGCTATCCTTTGGAGTGGTGCTGCCCTCCTGCGGCGCCACCTTAACCACATGCGGTTCTCCTGGCACATAGGGAAACCACTTGCCCGTCCAATTATCAGTAGGTAAAGTCGATGCCGTTGCCTGCACACGTTGCACATTCTGGGGGATGTGGGGCTCGCCGGGAGCATAGGGGAACCACTTGCCCTGCCAGTCGTCGTCCGTGCCCAGAGTTGGCTCCGGCATGTTAACATGCGACTTCTTGATGGACTTGGCCTCGCTGCAGGCCAAGCCAAGGCACAAAACGGCGAACAAAGTCAACAGAAACAtgataaatgtaaataaaagccaaacaaaagagaaaaacaaccgagaacaaaaatataattaagaaCTTTTCGTGCCAACAGCTGTTCTTAGACTTGGCGGGTTTACCAACACTGGGAACAACAGCTGCTCGAGGCCATTTGTTGCTGCAGGAGAGTGACCAGGTGGCAGCAACAGCTGTTTGGCCTGGAATAAGGAACAAGCATCGTCTGGTCACATTGGCCCAGcaacaaaaaagagaaaaacaagACTTTTGGAACTGcgctttatttattcattattttcactattttgcaaaaataatgcACATATATTGGCGCCAGCAGCCGCCACCAAGCAAAGAACACCCTAAAAAGTAAGTGGCGAGACCCGAATAGCGTTTAAACTGCGTTTATTTGCCACATTTCCGTGTTCccttaaaagaaaacaataacaaaggtctggtgttgttattgttgctgctgctgctgccctcgCTGGAGAAATAAAGTAAAACGCACAAAGCGGAAAACCTTGGGATTGTGATCAGAGCATTGACCATGTCGTGGTTCAATCCCTGGGATGGCCTCAAGACCAAGATGTGTCGCTACCTCCTGCAGCGTTATTTGGGTCAATTTTTCGAGAATAACCTGAATTTGGAGCAGCTAAAGGTGGATCTCTACAATGGCAAGGCGGTGGTGGAGGATATATTCCTAAAAGTGGACGCTTTCAACGATCTCTTCGAGGATCAGGGCTGGGCCTTTGAGGTGGTATCGGGTCACATCGGCTGCCTGACCGTGGTCGTGCCCTGGAATGCCCTGATGACCAACGACAGCAGCCTGGAGATCTCCAACTTGACGATAACCCTGCGCCCTGTTACGCGACACCAGAGCGGCACCACGATGCTGGAATCCATGTGGTCATCGGTTAGCAGCTCCATGCAAATGGCCGAGGAGTGCATGAAGCAGGTGGATGACGATGTACCCTTCCTGAATCACAATAACGCCCTGATCGGGCTGGAGAAGTTCGCGGAGACCATTGACAATGTGCTGAATCGCATTCGCGCCAAGCTAACGAACACAACGCTAAATATTGAGTATCTGCTGCCTCGCTCGGACCGGAAACTGGTGCTCTCCGTCCAGGCCAGCCATGTGGAGTACAAGAATAAGACGGGCTACGAGATGATGTCCATGTCCACCTCCCAGAACACCGatacggagacggagacgcaCGAGGAGGATCCCAATGGCAGCTTTAATGCCCTGCCCATGATAGCCAAGCACAATCTGGTGATCGAGGGACTGAGTCTGCACACCTCCGAGGTCCTGGACGTCTACCTGCCCACTCCCTACGAGCAGCTGTGCAAGATCGTTGAGCTGAAGGGCGCCCAGAACATACAGATCAATATCAAGCAGACGGAGAATATAGTGGGGCCCAAGGTGAGCCTAGAACTCAGCCTGGACGACATCTACTTTATGCTCACGCCCCGGCAGATACACCTGCTCGTGGAGCTCTCCAAGGGCTTTAATAGCGGCGGGCAGCAGGAGCGACCGAAGAAGGGACGCAGCCTCAAGTCAGCGCCGCCCAGTGAgtaccaacagcagcagcagcagcccaccAGGATGACGGGAATCCTTGGCCAGAATGCGGACTGGTCAACGGGTCTAACGGAGCCGGAACCTTCGGAATACTCGGGTGGCGGAAGCTTTGCCCCCCGCAGCGTTTACGCGCGTAGCAGAAAAATGAGTGAGTCCACCAACAGCATGCTCACATCCTGCACAAATACGCTGCAGCAGGAGCTGGGCTACACGGAAAAGTCCGGGGAGATACTCAAGTTCAAGGTGCAAATCTCCAAACTATATGGCGTGGCGCTGCACAATGATATTCTCATCCAGAATACCGCCCACATTGATAGCTGCAGCAGGGTCTTTGATCAGGCGAGCTACCAACGATATTCGGACACTGCCAGTGGTTTCTTTCGGGGCGCCCTCCTCGAGCATCACCTGCCCctggagcagcagcattaTCTCCTCTTGCGCGCCGCTCCGATCATAGTGAGTGGCAGCCAGCAGCGTTACTTCCAGGAGCTCACATCGCGAACAACTCTGTCGGCGACGGCGGTGGATCTCTGCGAGATTCTGGATGAGGTCCGCGAGCACCTGCTGCTGTTCGATCGCCAGCGAAACTGCCCGGATGGCTATCACATCCGACCCGAGATCGTAATCACCCAGAGTTCCTCGTTTATGTTCAAGCAGAACCACAATCGTTGCACCAACAAAATCGAATGTATTCTGGATGAATGCACAGCGGAACTGGATATATCCATTTACGATCGACTGGGAGCCCTCTTTGGCAGTTCCCCCTTTGCCAGGGATTCGGAGGCAGTTGCTCCGGCTGAGGTTTATCCTGATTCTGATCCCAATCAAACGGAGTTGAGTGTAAAATGCGAGAATCTTCGCCTGCAGCTGCGTTTCCCAGTGGTAGATGGCAGGGCGGCCAATGATCCGCAAAAGATACCCTGGTGGCAGAAGAACGTACGTCAGGATTTCCTTGCCCTGGAATTCCGTTCGCTGGTGGTCAGCTTCAGGTCTCAGATCAGCATTGCTTCGGATGAACTGGAGGCGTATTACTGCGATGCGGAGAAGCAGAGTGCCGTGCATCTGCTGAGGTGCCAGCAGTCGAACAAGAAGAAGATCCAAATCGATGTGCTCCAGCTGAGGGAGAGCAGTGAAGCCGGAGCAAAGAAGCCACCGCGTAAGTCACCCTTTAGCTCAAAGTGTACCTTTGGTTATACGTCCCACGTGGAGGGTTTGGACAGTAGCTTGGACAAAACGGATTCCCTGTTGCCCGGGGAGACGGAGGAGATCAATGAATTTTGCGATAGCTGCACTCAAGCCTCCAAGCTGAAGATCTTCGCCTTCATTCCGCTGGTCAAGGTGGTGCTGGAGTCCAAGGAGATGTACGAGTTGATATACAATCGCCTGAATGGTGATCTCTTCATGTGGGAGCCACGTTCGCCGCACTACGAAATTAACCCAGAGGGGGAAACGGGAGAGGGTAGGCACTTGGAGGCTGAGCCGCAGCTGGAGGAGTTCCGGCGGAATCAACTTCTCAGTACCAGCGCCATGGAGAGCAGCATTTACTTTTCCATGGCGGCTTCTaatcctcctccgccgccgcctcctgtGGCCAAGATTCCCAATGAAGCCTTCTCCTTCGAGCTATTTGTGGAGGAGGGTTCCCTGATCCTATTTTCTCACTTCCTGGATCCCGAGACCAATCAGCGGGCCAAGGAGTGCGGCAAGTTCCAGGTGAATCTCAAGGAACTGCGTCTCTTCACCGTCAATGGCCTGGATAACGATGCGAACAGAAGCTTCTTTTGCATACAGCTGGGCGAGATTGAGGCCCTGCATTGTGGCCACACTCGACAGGATCTAGACCTAGCTTGGAGTGATTTACCCGACAAGAACCTACTCCCCACCATCCACAATTTCCCCAAGACTCAGCAGGCAGGTGGCCGAAGG
Proteins encoded:
- the Non2 gene encoding uncharacterized protein Non2, with the protein product MSDISSEDLRREIQSVLKDADLSTISAKRVREQVEGKLNCSLLNRKKEFDKIVMDVINEQQDEEDDEDDDGKDPDADPDDESESSEVENNSSSEEEAQKQKKKPGPKKRGQPIKHKTGPKKKRKTLNADDSGTESDAGSDSDYEVVKKPAAKKKAKSAGGTTASGAARKSTGFTRAYNLSPELSALMGAPSLPRHEVVKKVWAIIKERDLYDPKNKQFAICDDELMKVMKIRRFRTFGMLKHLKPHFLD
- the AhcyL1 gene encoding adenosylhomocysteinase-like 1 encodes the protein MNNLADTVVVDPGFGGGDKQQQAGPAPQDASVVVPPPATKQSSALKKTSRYRSRSLSASSTDSFSSASYTGSSEDGDDVPPREKVQKNSRGSSDFCVRNIAAQHAFGRREIEIAEQEMPGIMALRKRAAEDKPLKDAKIVGCTHINAQTAVLIETLVELGASVRWAACNIYSTQNEVAAALAESGIPIFAWRGETEEDFWWCIDRCVNAENWQPNMILDDGGDATHLMLKKYPTMFKLVKGIVEESVTGVHRLYQLSKAGKLTVPAMNVNDSVTKTKFDNLYSCKESILDSLKRSTDVMFGGKQVVVCGYGDVGKGCAQALKGQGCIVYITEIDPICALQASMDGFRVVKLNEVIRNVDIVVTATGNKNVVVREHMDKMKSGCIVCNMGHSNTEIDVNGLRTPDLTWEKVRSQVDHIIWPEGKYIILLAEGRLVNLSCSSIPSFAVSITSATQALALIELFNAPPGRYKSDVYLLPKKMDEYVASLHLPTFDAHLTELSDEQAKYMGLNKAGPFKPNYYRY
- the LOC108075086 gene encoding uncharacterized protein, which gives rise to MFLLTLFAVLCLGLACSEAKSIKKSHVNMPEPTLGTDDDWQGKWFPYAPGEPHIPQNVQRVQATASTLPTDNWTGKWFPYVPGEPHVVKVAPQEGSTTPKDSWTGKYFPQSPNEPHKVHKKPLVEENTQSLNEIICDNGKSNLRLDYDPNDIRDSLNYLCISSNRSQYQPDLTREALLTEHFLPSAYLPPAKCMNESIEYTHLPVTNGPYRPLPAEYGVYSYLPPQRYLRNLAEGAIVMLHHPCASPGQVAELQHMVSGCLYRHLISPSQTLSAERPLALLAWSRSLEMSVVDRRLVADFIQKHAKQGPLALEELSRVVDKREAYKEGLTTEARLVTTADDYELCGYMREGM